A single region of the Streptomyces sp. NBC_00236 genome encodes:
- a CDS encoding MFS transporter, which yields MGAALRRIQLGSALSAFGLGFTVPYLYVYVAQVRDLGAGTAGVVLAVFAMAALAVLPFTGRVIDRRGPLPVLVVASAVASLGAVALGFSSQVTAAVLSAAVLGAGTAVMQPALATMLVRCSDASTRTRAFAMQFFLQNLGLGIGGLVGGLIVDTSRASSFTMLFLIEAVMFLVLGAIAATVRMPRPTAVAKEAAADGSVPRGGLRVLLSHRAMVQLCVLGFVVFFACYGQFESGLAAYGTEAAGIQPSTLGIALAANTAVIVVAQFVVLRLVERRKRSRVIASVGLIWAFAWIVAGYAGLGHGSQTMATAAMISTYALFGLGEAMLSPTVAPLVADLAPESMVGQYNSAFALCKQLALAVGPAVGGPMGASLHGPYIVTFVLFSLGITVLALRLGRRLTPVQDQPSLAAVPSRVVAVSLPENAPADGPTPVAAVH from the coding sequence GTTCGGGCTGGGGTTCACCGTTCCGTATCTGTACGTCTATGTGGCGCAGGTACGGGATCTCGGTGCCGGTACGGCGGGAGTCGTACTGGCGGTCTTCGCCATGGCAGCGCTCGCCGTCCTACCGTTCACCGGCCGGGTCATCGACCGCCGCGGGCCACTGCCCGTGCTGGTCGTCGCCTCGGCCGTAGCCTCCCTGGGCGCCGTCGCGCTGGGCTTCTCCTCGCAGGTCACCGCAGCCGTGTTGTCGGCAGCGGTGCTCGGTGCGGGGACCGCCGTCATGCAGCCGGCCCTCGCCACGATGCTCGTCCGTTGTTCCGACGCCAGCACCCGTACCCGCGCCTTCGCCATGCAGTTCTTCCTGCAGAACCTGGGGCTCGGCATCGGTGGTCTGGTCGGCGGGCTGATCGTGGACACGAGCCGGGCCTCCTCCTTCACGATGCTGTTCCTGATCGAAGCGGTCATGTTCCTCGTGCTCGGCGCCATCGCGGCGACCGTGCGGATGCCCCGGCCCACTGCCGTCGCGAAGGAAGCGGCGGCCGACGGAAGCGTTCCTCGCGGCGGGCTGCGGGTGCTGCTCTCGCACCGGGCCATGGTGCAGCTGTGCGTGCTGGGCTTCGTGGTGTTCTTCGCCTGCTACGGACAGTTCGAGTCCGGCCTTGCCGCGTACGGCACCGAGGCCGCCGGGATCCAGCCCTCGACGCTCGGGATCGCGCTGGCCGCCAACACCGCCGTCATCGTCGTGGCCCAGTTCGTGGTGCTGCGTCTGGTGGAGCGCCGCAAGCGCAGCCGGGTCATCGCCTCGGTCGGCCTGATCTGGGCCTTCGCCTGGATCGTGGCGGGCTACGCGGGTCTCGGGCACGGCAGCCAGACCATGGCGACCGCCGCGATGATCTCCACGTACGCACTGTTCGGGCTCGGCGAGGCGATGCTGTCGCCGACCGTCGCGCCGCTGGTCGCCGATCTGGCGCCGGAGTCGATGGTCGGTCAGTACAACTCGGCGTTCGCGCTCTGCAAGCAGCTGGCGCTGGCGGTCGGACCCGCCGTGGGCGGTCCGATGGGGGCGTCGCTGCACGGGCCGTACATCGTGACGTTCGTGCTGTTCTCGCTGGGCATCACGGTGCTCGCGCTGCGGCTCGGGCGGCGGCTCACCCCCGTACAGGACCAGCCTTCGCTCGCGGCCGTGCCGTCGCGGGTGGTGGCCGTGTCGTTGCCGGAGAACGCGCCGGCCGACGGGCCGACGCCCGTCGCCGCCGTGCACTGA